A stretch of the Macaca mulatta isolate MMU2019108-1 chromosome 16, T2T-MMU8v2.0, whole genome shotgun sequence genome encodes the following:
- the DYNLL2 gene encoding dynein light chain 2, cytoplasmic: protein MSDRKAVIKNADMSEDMQQDAVDCATQAMEKYNIEKDIAAYIKKEFDKKYNPTWHCIVGRNFGSYVTHETKHFIYFYLGQVAILLFKSG, encoded by the exons ATGTCTGACCGGAAGGCAGTGATCAAGAACGCAGACATGTCTGAGGACATGCAACAGGATGCCGTTGACTGTGCCACGCAGGCCATGGAGAAGTACAATATAGAGAAGGACATTGCTGCCTATATCAAGAAG gaATTTGACAAGAAATATAACCCTACCTGGCATTGTATCGTGGGCCGAAATTTTGGCAGCTACGTCACACACGAGACAAAGCACTTCATCTATTTTTACTTGGGTCAAGTTGCAATCCTCCTCTTCAAGTCAGGCTAG